One segment of Anatilimnocola aggregata DNA contains the following:
- a CDS encoding DUF1559 domain-containing protein, translating to MSFKSRRPYAVRGFTLVELLVVIAIIGVLVALLLPAVQAAREAARRTQCINHLKQTGLAMHNYHDTHNCLPNSRRDASYTWMAQILPGVEQMALYNKWQLGTSFNSQLQECREAKISIYYCPSRRTASNAKVISENMDGGTATTGIVGDYAVCTGDSSVSGGDYWHPDGTSAANNGVMACWGRMGTAPPAGTPAFKIGTKFSEIQDGTSNTLLAGDKHIYLKELNSPGYGDGTAFNGDKGHSHRAIGTTVPLAKGPFDQTKRAFGSNHPGVCNFVLCDGSVRGIAVNANPTMLGYMGGIADGQVVQGVD from the coding sequence ATGTCGTTCAAGTCCCGCCGCCCCTACGCGGTGCGTGGTTTTACGCTCGTTGAATTGCTGGTCGTGATTGCCATCATTGGGGTGCTCGTGGCGCTACTGCTCCCGGCAGTTCAAGCTGCTCGCGAAGCAGCCCGCCGAACGCAGTGCATCAACCATCTCAAGCAGACTGGCTTGGCAATGCACAACTATCACGACACCCACAACTGCCTGCCGAATTCGCGTCGCGACGCGAGTTACACCTGGATGGCTCAGATCCTGCCAGGAGTCGAGCAGATGGCACTTTACAACAAGTGGCAACTAGGAACATCATTCAACTCGCAACTGCAGGAATGCCGCGAAGCAAAGATCTCGATTTACTATTGCCCTTCGCGCCGGACTGCAAGTAATGCGAAAGTGATTTCCGAAAACATGGACGGCGGAACGGCCACGACTGGCATCGTCGGTGACTATGCTGTCTGCACCGGCGATTCGAGCGTATCTGGCGGCGACTATTGGCATCCCGATGGTACGAGTGCGGCCAACAACGGTGTGATGGCCTGTTGGGGTCGCATGGGTACAGCGCCCCCCGCGGGAACACCTGCGTTCAAGATCGGGACGAAGTTCTCTGAGATTCAAGATGGCACCAGCAACACGTTGCTCGCCGGAGATAAGCACATCTATTTGAAAGAGTTGAACAGCCCGGGCTACGGTGATGGCACGGCCTTCAATGGTGACAAAGGCCATTCCCACCGAGCGATTGGTACGACGGTGCCTTTGGCGAAGGGTCCCTTTGACCAAACGAAACGTGCATTCGGCAGCAATCATCCTGGCGTTTGCAACTTCGTGTTGTGCGATGGCAGCGTGCGGGGAATTGCAGTTAACGCCAATCCCACGATGCTCGGCTATATGGGCGGCATTGCCGATGGCCAAGTAGTTCAAGGCGTCGACTAA
- a CDS encoding DUF1559 domain-containing protein, with translation MLSTIRSRRSTAAFTLVELLVVIAIIGVLVALLLPAVQAAREAARRSQCLNHLKQIGLAVHNYHDTYNYLPNSRRDASFTWQAQILPGLEQSSLYAKWKFGPSFDTQLQECREAKITVYFCPSRRSASSAQPITETMDSGPSTTGVGSDYAICSGNSALSNNDYWQANSSNQAADGVGTIFNASGTVTPGDPSFKAGPRLTDITDGTSNTIMAGDKHIYVQGLNKISYEGPAFNGDKGHSYRPLGVSYPLSKGPMDKATKAFGSAHPGVTNFVLCDGSVRAFSNGGNATMLGYMAGKDDGQVVSGLE, from the coding sequence ATGCTGAGTACTATTCGTTCGCGCCGATCGACGGCAGCCTTCACGCTCGTTGAATTGCTGGTCGTGATTGCCATCATTGGCGTCCTTGTCGCGCTCTTGCTCCCTGCAGTTCAAGCTGCTCGTGAAGCGGCGCGGCGCTCGCAGTGCCTCAATCACTTGAAGCAGATTGGTTTGGCAGTTCACAACTATCACGACACCTACAACTACCTGCCCAACTCTCGCCGCGATGCCAGTTTCACCTGGCAGGCGCAGATTCTTCCGGGGCTCGAACAGTCGTCCCTATATGCCAAGTGGAAATTCGGTCCCAGCTTCGACACTCAATTGCAGGAATGTCGTGAAGCAAAAATCACGGTTTACTTTTGTCCTTCCCGGCGTTCCGCAAGCAGTGCTCAGCCGATCACAGAAACCATGGACTCGGGGCCATCGACCACGGGTGTTGGCAGCGACTACGCCATCTGCTCGGGTAACTCGGCGTTGTCAAATAATGACTATTGGCAAGCGAACTCATCGAATCAGGCTGCCGATGGTGTCGGGACGATTTTCAATGCTAGTGGTACGGTGACTCCCGGAGATCCGTCATTCAAAGCGGGCCCCAGGCTCACGGATATCACCGATGGAACAAGCAACACGATCATGGCTGGCGATAAGCACATCTACGTTCAGGGGTTGAACAAGATTTCCTATGAAGGCCCTGCATTCAACGGGGACAAGGGACACTCATATCGGCCACTGGGTGTCTCGTATCCGTTGTCGAAGGGACCGATGGATAAGGCGACCAAGGCTTTCGGCAGTGCTCACCCGGGCGTGACGAACTTTGTCCTTTGCGACGGCAGCGTGCGAGCTTTCTCGAATGGTGGAAATGCCACGATGCTGGGCTATATGGCCGGCAAGGACGATGGTCAGGTTGTTTCGGGCCTGGAATAG
- the topA gene encoding type I DNA topoisomerase, whose product MAKRAAGTGKSLVIVESPAKARTISKYLGKDYTVEASIGHIRDLPQGSKEMPEEFKGKKWSYLGVNVDDGFEPVYIIPGEKKPQVTKLKALMKDASRLYLATDEDREGEAISWHLLEVLKPKIPVHRLVFHEITEEAILDALEHPRDIDDGLVRAQETRRILDRLYGYEVSQLLWRKVAPRLSAGRVQSVAVRLIVERERQRMAFRSATYWDLIARFVTEDGKEFDAELVSVGGRKVPTGKDFDSATGKIKDPNLLLLNEKTVQELAEKLHNEKFAVSSLDDKPYTRKPSEPFTTSTLQQEANRKLGFTARRTMNVAQSLYENGYITYMRTDSTNLAQVAIDAARDLVRTEYGPNYVPAEPRVYKSKVKNAQEAHEAIRPAGHPFKLPESLRNVLTPDQFKIFDLIWKRTIASQMSDARGRSITLSVAGGDAIFQVTGKTIEFAGFLRAYVEGSDDPEAELADQERLLPSVNIRDPLGCKQLTEKSHSTQPPARFSEASLTAALEERGIGRPSTYASIIDTILERKYVFKKANALVPTWVAFSVSRLLEEHLPNLVNYEFTAKMEDLLDSISRKEEDSVAYLQNFYFGNGDAGLKPQLDKKIIEVDPREMGRFTLGTPTEGEHQEEVFVRVGKFGPFIEQGERKGSIPQDTPPDEMTLERALKLLDQAGVGEEPLGICPDTHKPVYLKQGRFGPYVQRGAGDEDEKPKNASLLPGMQPADVTFEIALDLLKLPRTLGENPETKEPILAANGRYGPYIKHGSDFRSLPPDISPVTVSLDQALAIFAQPKVRGRGRNAPKEPLKTFESSPVTGQPIKVLEGRYGTYISDGVTNATLPKDLSHEELTLPQALTLLEERAAMGPPKKGRRGAKAAAPKKAATPKAPKAPKAPKAATVKKAAPKKSAKKAPAAKTATKAAKKATPKNPKPNDDIPF is encoded by the coding sequence ATGGCCAAGCGTGCGGCTGGAACAGGAAAATCCCTGGTAATCGTCGAATCTCCCGCCAAGGCGAGGACGATTTCGAAGTACCTTGGTAAGGACTACACCGTTGAAGCCAGCATTGGCCATATTCGCGATTTACCCCAGGGCTCGAAGGAGATGCCGGAGGAGTTCAAAGGGAAGAAGTGGTCATACCTGGGAGTGAACGTCGACGACGGGTTTGAGCCGGTCTATATCATTCCCGGAGAAAAAAAACCGCAGGTCACCAAGCTCAAAGCCTTGATGAAAGATGCTTCGCGTCTCTATCTGGCGACGGACGAAGACCGCGAAGGAGAAGCCATCAGTTGGCATTTGCTCGAAGTCCTCAAGCCGAAGATTCCGGTCCATCGCCTGGTCTTTCACGAAATTACTGAAGAGGCGATTCTCGACGCGCTCGAACATCCCCGCGACATTGACGATGGGCTGGTGCGGGCCCAAGAAACGCGCCGCATCCTCGACCGTTTGTATGGTTACGAAGTCTCGCAGTTGCTGTGGCGAAAGGTAGCGCCGCGTCTCTCTGCAGGTCGCGTGCAAAGCGTGGCGGTGCGGTTGATTGTCGAACGCGAACGGCAGCGGATGGCGTTTCGTTCGGCCACGTATTGGGACTTGATTGCCCGCTTTGTCACCGAAGACGGCAAAGAGTTCGACGCCGAACTCGTGTCGGTCGGCGGGCGAAAAGTTCCCACCGGCAAGGATTTCGACTCTGCCACCGGCAAGATTAAAGATCCGAACTTGCTGCTGCTCAACGAAAAGACTGTGCAGGAGTTGGCCGAAAAGCTACACAACGAAAAGTTCGCGGTCAGCTCGCTCGACGACAAACCCTACACGCGCAAGCCCTCGGAACCGTTCACCACCAGCACGCTGCAACAAGAGGCGAACCGCAAACTGGGGTTCACCGCGCGGCGGACGATGAACGTCGCCCAGAGTTTGTATGAAAACGGTTACATCACCTACATGCGTACTGACTCGACGAATCTGGCGCAGGTAGCCATCGATGCGGCCCGCGATCTGGTTCGTACTGAGTACGGACCGAATTACGTCCCCGCCGAGCCGCGAGTTTATAAGAGCAAGGTCAAGAACGCGCAGGAAGCTCACGAAGCCATTCGGCCAGCCGGTCATCCGTTCAAACTGCCCGAGTCGCTACGCAACGTACTCACTCCCGATCAGTTCAAAATCTTCGACCTGATTTGGAAGCGGACAATCGCCAGCCAAATGTCCGATGCCCGCGGTCGCAGCATCACTCTGTCGGTAGCCGGCGGAGACGCGATTTTTCAGGTTACCGGCAAAACGATTGAATTCGCCGGCTTCTTGCGAGCCTATGTGGAGGGATCGGACGATCCGGAAGCGGAACTCGCCGATCAAGAGCGCCTGTTGCCTTCGGTGAACATTCGCGATCCGCTGGGCTGCAAACAGCTGACTGAAAAGAGCCACTCGACCCAGCCCCCCGCGCGCTTCAGCGAAGCGTCGCTCACCGCGGCCCTCGAAGAGCGAGGCATCGGCCGCCCAAGTACGTACGCTTCGATTATCGATACGATTCTCGAGCGCAAATACGTCTTCAAGAAGGCAAATGCGCTCGTCCCAACGTGGGTTGCGTTCTCCGTTTCACGCTTGCTCGAAGAGCATCTGCCGAACCTGGTGAACTATGAATTCACCGCCAAGATGGAAGACCTGCTCGACTCGATCAGTCGCAAGGAAGAAGACTCGGTCGCGTATCTGCAGAATTTCTACTTCGGCAATGGCGATGCTGGACTCAAGCCCCAGTTGGATAAGAAAATCATCGAAGTCGATCCGCGCGAGATGGGACGCTTCACCCTCGGCACGCCAACCGAAGGGGAGCATCAGGAAGAAGTCTTTGTACGAGTGGGCAAGTTCGGCCCCTTTATCGAACAAGGCGAGCGGAAGGGTTCAATTCCTCAGGACACACCACCTGACGAGATGACGCTCGAACGAGCGCTCAAGCTGCTCGACCAGGCTGGCGTGGGCGAAGAGCCGCTCGGCATTTGTCCCGATACGCATAAGCCGGTGTACTTAAAGCAAGGCCGCTTCGGTCCTTATGTGCAACGGGGTGCTGGCGATGAAGACGAGAAGCCGAAGAATGCGTCGCTGCTGCCGGGCATGCAACCGGCCGATGTGACGTTCGAGATCGCACTCGACCTGCTCAAGTTGCCGCGCACGCTGGGTGAAAATCCAGAAACGAAAGAGCCGATCCTGGCCGCCAACGGCCGCTATGGTCCTTACATCAAGCACGGCTCCGATTTCCGCTCGTTGCCGCCGGACATTTCGCCAGTGACGGTCTCGCTCGATCAAGCCCTAGCGATCTTTGCCCAGCCCAAGGTCCGCGGACGGGGTCGCAATGCCCCCAAGGAGCCGCTCAAGACGTTCGAATCATCACCAGTCACCGGCCAACCTATCAAGGTGCTAGAAGGCCGCTACGGCACTTATATCAGCGACGGCGTGACCAACGCCACGCTTCCCAAAGATCTCTCGCACGAAGAGTTGACGCTGCCCCAAGCCCTGACCTTGCTCGAAGAGCGGGCCGCGATGGGACCGCCCAAGAAGGGGCGACGTGGTGCCAAAGCAGCAGCACCCAAGAAGGCCGCGACTCCGAAAGCGCCCAAAGCTCCAAAAGCCCCTAAGGCGGCAACAGTTAAGAAGGCAGCTCCGAAAAAGAGCGCTAAGAAGGCTCCCGCTGCCAAGACGGCGACCAAAGCTGCCAAAAAGGCCACCCCCAAGAATCCCAAACCCAACGACGACATTCCGTTTTAA
- a CDS encoding peptidoglycan-binding protein yields the protein MNSRPILRQGSFGQAVKELQTRLNQLVRPAPPLVVDGSFGAKTKTAVMTFQSARKLTVDGVVGGNTWAALDQTSSTPGAPPPPPMPPPAGPVISSLVEKAVQIALGENGVREEPAGSNRGAKVDAYNAAAGVNNGALWCMSFVYWSFQQAAAQTGQPNPMPQTAYCPFLYQWARDNQKLVTTPQRGDIFLVKGLRDGKPSVIHTGIVTGGSINTVEGNTNNDGSANGIGVFTRSRSSSSCYFVWL from the coding sequence ATGAACAGTCGTCCGATCCTGCGTCAGGGAAGTTTTGGCCAAGCGGTGAAGGAATTGCAAACTCGGTTGAATCAACTGGTGCGACCCGCGCCACCGCTAGTGGTCGATGGCTCGTTTGGTGCGAAGACCAAGACCGCAGTGATGACCTTTCAATCAGCCCGCAAGCTAACCGTGGATGGTGTGGTCGGCGGTAACACCTGGGCTGCGCTCGATCAAACTTCTTCCACACCTGGTGCGCCACCTCCCCCACCGATGCCGCCGCCAGCGGGGCCGGTCATTAGTTCGCTCGTTGAGAAGGCTGTACAAATCGCCTTGGGCGAAAATGGCGTGCGCGAGGAACCAGCGGGTTCGAATCGGGGCGCGAAGGTTGATGCTTACAACGCGGCTGCTGGTGTCAACAACGGCGCGCTCTGGTGCATGTCGTTTGTCTATTGGAGCTTTCAGCAAGCGGCAGCGCAAACGGGACAGCCGAACCCCATGCCTCAAACGGCCTATTGCCCATTCCTCTATCAATGGGCCAGGGACAACCAGAAACTCGTCACCACGCCGCAGCGGGGCGATATCTTCCTGGTCAAAGGCCTGCGCGATGGCAAGCCCAGCGTCATTCATACCGGCATTGTCACCGGCGGCTCGATCAACACGGTCGAAGGCAATACCAATAACGACGGCAGCGCGAACGGCATTGGGGTCTTTACCCGCAGCCGTTCCAGTTCATCGTGTTACTTTGTGTGGCTATAA
- the pstB gene encoding phosphate ABC transporter ATP-binding protein PstB — protein MAALPPTAKPTDPKPAVGGTRLDAIARGEPIQPVIHKSLQGIDPVVEVKDFNLWYGTKQALFDVNISFPRGQVTAIIGPSGCGKSTLLRCINRMNDLIENVETKGEMLINGQSIYAPGVDVIELRKRMGMVFQKPNPFPMSIFENVVYPLRIDGERDRNIIREVAAQSLRGAALWDEVKDRLKDSALGLSGGQQQRLCIARAIAGEPDVLLLDEPCSALDPIATSKVEDLIQELRGDYSLIVVTHNMQQASRVSDFTAFMYLGRLIEYGETSEIFTRPKLKETESYVTGRFG, from the coding sequence ATGGCCGCTCTTCCCCCCACTGCCAAACCCACCGACCCTAAGCCTGCGGTCGGCGGCACTCGGCTCGACGCAATCGCACGTGGTGAGCCGATTCAGCCGGTTATTCACAAGTCGCTGCAGGGGATCGATCCGGTCGTCGAGGTGAAGGATTTCAACCTTTGGTACGGTACCAAGCAAGCGCTGTTCGACGTGAACATTTCCTTCCCGCGCGGGCAGGTGACAGCCATCATCGGCCCCAGCGGCTGCGGCAAGAGCACGTTGCTCCGCTGCATCAACCGGATGAACGACCTGATTGAAAACGTCGAGACCAAGGGAGAAATGCTCATCAATGGGCAGTCGATTTATGCCCCGGGTGTCGATGTAATTGAACTTCGCAAACGAATGGGAATGGTCTTTCAAAAACCGAATCCCTTTCCGATGAGCATTTTCGAAAACGTTGTCTATCCCCTGCGAATCGACGGCGAACGCGATCGGAATATCATTCGCGAAGTGGCTGCCCAAAGCTTGCGCGGCGCGGCCTTATGGGACGAAGTGAAAGATCGACTGAAAGATAGCGCTCTGGGACTTTCGGGCGGTCAACAACAACGACTTTGCATCGCCCGGGCGATTGCCGGCGAACCTGATGTTCTCCTGCTCGACGAACCCTGCTCAGCGCTCGATCCGATCGCCACGTCGAAGGTCGAAGACCTGATTCAGGAACTTCGTGGCGACTATTCGCTGATTGTCGTTACCCACAACATGCAGCAGGCCTCGCGCGTGAGCGACTTTACGGCCTTCATGTATCTCGGCCGTCTGATCGAATATGGTGAGACTTCGGAAATCTTTACTCGTCCGAAGCTCAAAGAAACCGAGTCGTACGTCACCGGCCGCTTCGGGTAA
- a CDS encoding calcium-binding protein, whose product MADTQSARARKSKQRRPAPPHSSRYLGIESLEAREVMASSVTAVLNDTTHVLTINGSERADNIVVRLIGGKYQISGVSTRYDVADVTSIVVNGYEGNDRIDLGSGRMSSGKRVPGALITVPTTINADEGNDTVIGSYGTNTVDLGDGNDNFWGMDGIDIVLGGAGNDILRGGLGDDNLDGEAGNDQLIGGNGNDVLIGGDDNDQIDGGLGNDQMVGGAGDDRLEGRQGDDTISGGLGNDIINGSDGDDTLSGDDGDDNLHGGLGDDELHGGLGNDFLNGFKGNDVIYGNEGNDTIYGGDGNDELEGGSGNDLIYGGNGNDWLKGDSGNDTLDGGAGIDILDGGTGNDRVRNRKSQDTHSDIDTTSF is encoded by the coding sequence ATGGCGGATACGCAAAGTGCGCGTGCGCGCAAATCGAAGCAGCGTCGGCCTGCTCCCCCCCACAGCAGCCGTTACCTCGGCATCGAGTCGCTGGAAGCGCGCGAAGTGATGGCTTCGAGCGTCACGGCCGTGTTGAATGATACGACGCACGTGCTGACCATCAATGGCTCGGAACGGGCCGACAATATCGTCGTGCGCCTGATCGGTGGGAAGTATCAGATCAGTGGCGTTTCGACCCGCTATGACGTGGCCGATGTCACTTCAATCGTGGTCAACGGCTACGAAGGCAACGACCGTATCGACTTGGGCTCGGGACGTATGAGTTCGGGAAAACGAGTGCCCGGCGCACTCATCACCGTGCCGACCACCATCAATGCCGACGAAGGAAACGATACCGTTATCGGCAGTTATGGCACGAATACTGTCGATCTCGGCGATGGCAACGATAACTTCTGGGGCATGGATGGAATCGATATTGTCCTCGGCGGTGCGGGGAACGACATCCTCCGTGGCGGCCTGGGAGATGACAACCTCGACGGTGAAGCCGGCAACGATCAACTGATTGGCGGCAACGGGAATGACGTGTTGATCGGCGGCGACGATAACGACCAGATTGATGGTGGACTTGGTAATGATCAGATGGTAGGCGGTGCCGGCGACGATCGGCTCGAAGGCCGCCAAGGCGATGACACCATCAGCGGCGGTTTAGGGAACGACATCATCAACGGCAGCGATGGTGACGATACCCTCAGCGGCGACGACGGTGACGACAATCTGCACGGCGGCCTTGGCGACGATGAGTTGCATGGCGGCCTCGGCAACGACTTCCTCAATGGCTTTAAGGGGAATGACGTCATTTATGGTAACGAAGGCAACGACACCATTTATGGCGGCGATGGCAACGACGAACTTGAAGGTGGCAGCGGCAACGACTTGATCTACGGCGGCAACGGGAACGATTGGCTGAAGGGTGATTCGGGGAATGATACCCTCGATGGTGGTGCAGGGATTGATATTCTGGATGGCGGTACTGGTAACGATCGCGTCCGCAATCGGAAGAGCCAGGATACGCACTCCGATATCGATACGACTTCGTTCTAA